The Candidatus Zixiibacteriota bacterium genome includes the window ACCTTCGCCAATCCCGGCTTCGATCTGCCGCCCATTGATCGGCTGGAGGCATTCGATCCGAATGGTCGCTGTGTTTATACACGGGTTTTAGTGGCGGTTGAATCGAAAGACTTGATCCGGCCTGTTTGGCTGTACAATTACAAGCTCGGCCATAATATGGAGAGGATAGCCTCGGGATGCTGGTATCCAGCAAAATAGAACGAAATCG containing:
- a CDS encoding gamma-glutamylcyclotransferase, yielding SILATGTADPLADTRTQNVIELPDNAMTQPEGDWDLVHGELMTFANPGFDLPPIDRLEAFDPNGRCVYTRVLVAVESKDLIRPVWLYNYKLGHNMERIASGCWYPAK